The Zea mays cultivar B73 chromosome 7, Zm-B73-REFERENCE-NAM-5.0, whole genome shotgun sequence DNA segment TCCATATCAGTATTTGAGAATGGAGCCGTTCTATTCCGCGTTTGACAAAAAGAATAGAGTTGTTCCActttttgtttggttgaagagtaaaATAGAGTGGAGTCGTTCTATTCTTTGTTTGGTTCGAGAGCCATATGGGTGTAgtgggaggagaggaaggagagcGCTCACGTTCGGGAGAGCGCTCGCATTCGATCGTTTTTTATGGAGCGGGAGCGTTACAACTACTTATAGTAAATTTTCATATGAAAATTCAGGAGCCGTTCCACTCTTATTTTATTGGAAACCAAACATCCAGAAAATTGGAATAGAGTCATTCTATTCTTTCTCACTCCTCAACCAAACGCACCATTAGTGTATCACCATACGTTATAACCAAACATTCACACAGGGACAGAGCATGTCTCAAAACTGAATAGAAGTACGCAGTGAGCTGAGAGGCTATCAGAAATGGGAAGCAGTCGgtaaacatgaacttgaaagttgGGCGTAAGAAAATAGAAATGCAGCAAAGCAAGCGCTGTCCATAAGCAACAGAGAAGATCATCTAACCGTGCAAACctattactccctccgtttctttttatttgtcgctgttgcactatccagcgacaaataaaaagaaacggagggacaacagcgacaaataaaaagaaacggagggaataCAAGTGAAATGTGAATGTCCGAACGTTCAGTGAATTATAACTAGAAACTCTCTCTCTCAATAGAGAGCTCACTCCTCTGTATTATGTGAAAATAGACCGTACAATTCTAAACTACAATTCAGTGACACCTAAATAATATAACTGATATCCAAACAGAGCTGCGTAGTGGCTGGCTGGTAACGGTGCTCAGTATCGACAGAGAAACTTCAATCCTCATTTTTAGACACACTGCGGTGCTCTACTACCAAATCACTTGGCGATTACATTGGGGGTTACCCTCGTATCCACTGTCATATTCCAATTTTAAACTCTGTAACCCCTAGACCCTAGTAGAAATGTACAAGTACAACTCAAATCTTTGAGTGTCTATTTACATGTCGCAGCTCGACCTATAGCTGTTCCTGTGCGCAAGAAATCACCGATCAGACCCCAAGTATACatccaagaagaaaaagaacaaaCTGTTTCAATCTGAGTATACATCAAAAATGAAAAAGAAGAAACTGTTTCAATCTGTACACCGTCTACTGATCTAGCTAGGCATGCATGGTCACCGTGGCAGGCCGGAGCAAAGGGTACTGCAGCGCAAGGTGTTCCTCTTTCCTGCAACCAAAAACCATCCCAACCATCATTCCACACGCAGCCACGCATGTTTGCATTGCAAGCAATGAGGCGCAACAGTTCATCGGAGAGGCGACTGACTTCGCCTCAGACAGCACACGACATTTCGCGAGTGGCAACTCACAGTGGGAAGACGAGGCAGAGCATGGTGAGGAGCAgcgccagcagcaggcaggccagGCCGACGACGGCGTACCCGCGGCCGAGGAAGCCGTTCCTGCCTCCCAGCACGCCGGCCGTGGACAGCACCAGCGCCTTCTTCCCGCCGAAGCTGTAGGTGTTGTAGTTATTCTGCGTCGTCACCGTGACCAGCTCGCCGGCGCGGAGGTCCGCCTCGATCCTGCCGTACAGCTTCCGGAACGTCGGCAGAGCCGCGGTCCGCATCCACACGATCAGGTCTTCTTGCTCACTCAGCTGTGGAATTTCGACTTCATCACAGCCCTGTTTTTTTTCCCCAGTAATAAAGTTCCAGAGGTACTGTAGTACACTCACAGGTATTCTTGGATCAAGCGTGCCTCCTCCGATCAGAGCTCCTTTCTGGAAATTCCTCGGGAACACCTGCTTCCCGAAGATGTGTTCCCTCTCGCTCCTCCACGAGATGCCTCGCTTGTGGACCCTCAGCGCCCTGTTGTTGCCCCGGGCGAAGCTGTAGGTGTCGTTGAACAGGCTCCAGGCCACGAGCCCGCAGGGGACGACGGCGCTCCCGTGCTCGGTGGTAGCTTCGGGCTTGCAGTACTGCTGCGTGCTGTTGGCCTCCTTGGGATCTCTCAGCTGCTTGTCGCTGCGGCTCTTCACGTACCTGTGCATGGTTTTTCATTCCCGACATGTACGTGTTCTTCAGCTCAGAGGCGAGAGCATCGGTCTTGGCCGTCTCTATCTATGGAACCCAGTACTGGAAATGTACGCCACGTTAGCTTTTACCTCCTGTGGTTCTGGTAGAACTTGTCAAGCTGGTAATATACGTAGATTGGGTGCTTCATATCCCTAGGAACCTACAAAGAGAAGAGCATTAGTCACCTTGTCCTCCTTCAACTAACAACAGCAAAGAAAAAAATGTCTCGAATCCTTTTTTTTCACTTTTTATTGGTTGATGATAACCGTTTACCTTGAGAATCCATGTGCATGTCTTATCTATAGATGGGTTTTGGATATAGGCGACTTTGTTGCCAAGCATGTGTCTTGGTATGCATGAAGTCTCATACTCATAGACCACTTCAACCACCTATTTGGAAGCAAGAAAATCGCAGGAAACTTGGGTTTCAGAACCGGGGATCAGGTTTGAGGTTTATATATATGCAGTATAACGCACACACCACACAGCTCGAACTTACCCTGTTTGAGGCTGCAATGCAGCCAAGGCCAATCACGATAAAAACTACGCCCACAAACAGGAGTACAGGGATGACCTGATTGCGTCGCCCAGGGTTAGTTGCAATAGTCACCATCCTGTATTCTTATAATCTCTAAACACTGAGAAATAACTCAACGAAAATGAGATACGGTTAATAGGCAGGCAGTCAAACTTACCGTCTGAGGCGCAAGTATAGGCTTGCAAGCTGGAAGCTGTTGCTGAGTAAACGGATGATCTTCAAAGTCAACACAATACAGTCATCATATACATAACAACCACTCCTTGTTTCAAATTTAAACCACAAAGATAACAGCATCGTATAAATTAGTTTAGGTTACTTCGGCTTTATGAATCGCctcattttttaaaaaaaaaacttcATGAATTCACCATCGCCTAATCTTGGAAAGAGagagttttttttttctttttgttctgGTTCGAAGCACATCGAATTCTGATTATGGTGCAAAAGCCCCAGCCCTCAAATTCACTAAAAACCAGGCTGGAGAAATAAAGAAATAATTAACAGAATTCTGCTTCT contains these protein-coding regions:
- the LOC100280401 gene encoding ALA-interacting subunit 3-like isoform X1 encodes the protein MLLSLWFKFETRSGCYVYDDCIVLTLKIIRLLSNSFQLASLYLRLRRMVTIATNPGRRNQVIPVLLFVGVVFIVIGLGCIAASNRVVEVVYEYETSCIPRHMLGNKVAYIQNPSIDKTCTWILKVPRDMKHPIYVYYQLDKFYQNHRRYVKSRSDKQLRDPKEANSTQQYCKPEATTEHGSAVVPCGLVAWSLFNDTYSFARGNNRALRVHKRGISWRSEREHIFGKQVFPRNFQKGALIGGGTLDPRIPLSEQEDLIVWMRTAALPTFRKLYGRIEADLRAGELVTVTTQNNYNTYSFGGKKALVLSTAGVLGGRNGFLGRGYAVVGLACLLLALLLTMLCLVFPLKEEHLALQYPLLRPATVTMHA
- the LOC100280401 gene encoding ALA-interacting subunit 3-like isoform X2 encodes the protein MLLSLWFKFETRSGCYVYDDCIVLTLKIIRLLSNSFQLASLYLRLRRMVTIATNPGRRNQVIPVLLFVGVVFIVIGLGCIAASNRVVEVVYEYETSCIPRHMLGNKVAYIQNPSIDKTCTWILKVPRDMKHPIYVYYQLDKFYQNHRRYVKSRSDKQLRDPKEANSTQQYCKPEATTEHGSAVVPCGLVAWSLFNDTYSFARGNNRALRVHKRGISWRSEREHIFGKQVFPRNFQKGALIGGGTLDPRIPLYGRIEADLRAGELVTVTTQNNYNTYSFGGKKALVLSTAGVLGGRNGFLGRGYAVVGLACLLLALLLTMLCLVFPLKEEHLALQYPLLRPATVTMHA
- the LOC100280401 gene encoding ALA-interacting subunit 3-like (The RefSeq protein has 1 substitution compared to this genomic sequence), translated to MVPTHGDTAGPSSSQDDPAASVKKRNSNRPQYHPFTQQQLPACKPILAPQTVIPVLLFVGVVFIVIGLGCIAASNRVVEVVYEYETSCIPRHMLGNKVAYIQNPSIDKTCTWILKVPRDMKHPIYVYYQLDKFYQNHRRYVKSRSDKQLRDPKEANSTQQYCKPEATTEHGSAVVPCGLVAWSLFNDTYSFARGNNRALRVHKRGISWRSEREHIFGKQVFPRNFQKGALIGGGTLDPRIPLSEQEDLIVWMRTAALPTYRKLYGRIEADLRAGELVTVTTQNNYNTYSFGGKKALVLSTAGVLGGRNGFLGRGYAVVGLACLLLALLLTMLCLVFPLKEEHLALQYPLLRPATVTMHA
- the LOC100280401 gene encoding ALA-interacting subunit 3-like isoform X3, producing the protein MVTIATNPGRRNQVIPVLLFVGVVFIVIGLGCIAASNRVVEVVYEYETSCIPRHMLGNKVAYIQNPSIDKTCTWILKVPRDMKHPIYVYYQLDKFYQNHRRYVKSRSDKQLRDPKEANSTQQYCKPEATTEHGSAVVPCGLVAWSLFNDTYSFARGNNRALRVHKRGISWRSEREHIFGKQVFPRNFQKGALIGGGTLDPRIPLSEQEDLIVWMRTAALPTFRKLYGRIEADLRAGELVTVTTQNNYNTYSFGGKKALVLSTAGVLGGRNGFLGRGYAVVGLACLLLALLLTMLCLVFPLKEEHLALQYPLLRPATVTMHA